The Eleutherodactylus coqui strain aEleCoq1 chromosome 6, aEleCoq1.hap1, whole genome shotgun sequence genome window below encodes:
- the FAM43B gene encoding protein FAM43B: MLPWRRSKFVLVKKDKKRKGVSYSSLLSSFLHSCPDLLPPLPLERLGNVFSSRRQKVVLNQEDPSYTVWYLGNAVTLHAKGEGCTVEAVKKIWQKSQSGGFSTKMKLSLGSYGIRMTPSKRGSRKTVHAYLLHRITYCVANTGHYKVFSWVYRHQIKNKAVVLRCHAVLVSRAEKAKAMELTLCQTSMAAFNEFKRLKRQSDFRREQKELLGESVIPKIPLRKILNRTCSYNPLAERNKSVPRLSSILEEDEEEEDWKDPQRIILHAQHRDNILDLAQDLRRLSIQRALAQKLLYTPNSQLSDWKRPLRTMC, translated from the coding sequence ATGCTGCCCTGGAGGAGAAGCAAGTTTGTCCTGGTCAAGAAGGACAAGAAGAGGAAGGGGGTCAGTtactcctccctgctgtcctccttCCTTCACTCCTgccctgacctcctgccacccTTGCCCCTGGAGCGCCTTGGCAATGTCTTCAGCAGCAGGAGGCAAAAGGTAGTGCTGAACCAGGAGGACCCTTCCTATACGGTGTGGTACCTGGGCAATGCAGTTACCCTCCATGCCAAGGGAGAGGGCTGCACGGTAGAAGCTGTCAAGAAGATCTGGCAGAAGAGCCAATCTGGGGGCTTCAGTACTAAAATGAAGCTCTCTTTGGGGTCTTACGGCATCAGGATGACCCCTTCCAAAAGAGGCTCCAGAAAGACTGTCCATGCCTACCTCCTGCACCGAATCACCTACTGTGTGGCAAACACCGGGCACTACAAGGTTTTCTCTTGGGTCTACAGGCACCAGATTAAGAACAAGGCTGTGGTGCTGAGATGCCATGCTGTCTTGGTCTCCAGGGCCGAGAAGGCTAAAGCCATGGAGCTCACCCTGTGTCAGACGTCCATGGCGGCCTTCAATGAGTTCAAGAGGCTAAAGAGACAAAGTGACTTTAGGAGAGAGCAGAAGGAGCTTCTGGGAGAGTCCGTCATCCCCAAGATCCCCCTGAGGAAGATCCTGAATAGGACCTGCTCCTACAACCCACTGGCGGAGAGGAATAAGTCAGTTCCCAGGCTTAGCTCTAtcttggaggaggatgaggaggaggaggactggaAGGACCCCCAGAGGATAATCCTTCATGCCCAGCACAGGGACAACATTCTAGATCTTGCTCAGGACCTCCGGAGACTCAGCATCCAAAGGGCCTTGGCCCAAAAACTCCTTTATACCCCAAACAGCCAGCTGTCAGACTGGAAGCGCCCCTTGAGGACTATGTGCTGA